The genome window GTTCACCATCGATGAGCACCTGTGTGTGTTCCGCACCCAAGCCTTGCATACGAACTTCAGAGAAGTTGCAGAACTGACACTGCTGTTCAACACGGATACCTGGTACACCCTCAAGTGCTTCATACAGGTTCTGGGCATTCTTCTTTGTGATAGCCTGCGATGTGAGAACTTCCGTACGGATAGGTACATCCTTTACGAAGTGAGTTGTACGGGTACCTGTTACAACGACCTGACTCAACTCCAACGGGTCTTTCTCCAGTTCAAAGTAAGCACCTGTGCCTTTATTGTCAACCATATCAACCTCAAGTTCCTGCTGCTGATAGCCAGCAAGCGTAGCGATAACTATCTGCTTTCCGACAGGTAGATTGCTCAACTTGAAATGACCAGTGGCATCGCACTGTGTCTTCAGGTTGGTTCCTTTCACTTTAATTACAGCATGAGGGAGGTGTTGACCGCCTTCTTTTGCCTTTACGTCACCGAAGAGCATTGCGTCGGTGTTCTGTGCCATGGAAGCAATAGAGCATAGCATGACAGTCAAGATTAGTAAAACTTTCTTCATTTGTTATTATATGGTTTGTAAATAACGGTGCAAAGGTACGTTTTTCTTCTTAATATCGCAATACCTATTAGTGGGTAAATTAAGGGTGGATTGTCCGGATAATTAGCCTGAGATGGCTTATTGGTCCTGTTTTCTTTATTAGCCCAATCAGGCTTATTAGTCCACTTAGCCTAATCAGACTTATTAGTCCAATAGCCCTGACGATAAGTCAGAACTTTAGTTTTTCTTGTCAATTTAGGAATAACTCTTGCAGGTTTCAATATTTTCATTTTACTTTGTAGGCAAAATAATAATCTCAAGCTGTTGAAGACAATTCTCACCATAACAGGCTCGGACAGTACGGGTGGATCCGGCGTGCAGGCTGACATCAGGACGATAGCAGCCCTGGGAGGCTATGCAGTGTCGGCGGTAACGTCGGTCACGGTACAGAACACTTTGGGAATTCAGGCTTTCTATGACCTTCCGGCAGATATTGTCAGGGGGCAGATTGAGGCGATTATCAATGATATGCAGCCTGACACGGTGAAAGTGGGAATGATAAGAACCACGGAAACCTTGGCTGTCGTGGTGGATGCGCTGCTGAAGTATCGTCCTCACCACATCATATACGACCCGATAGTGACGGCAAGTAATGGTGACAGGCTGATGTCGGATGATGTGATTACTCAGATACGCTGTCGGTTGTTACCTCTGTGTTCGCTCGTTATCCTGCGAGAAGGAGAGGCTGAAAGAATCTTCGACTGCTCGTCACTGAAAGGAAAAGGAAGTGATGCTGTCCGCTCGTTCGTACTAGATGACCCATTGCAGCATGGATTGGCAAACAGCTTTTCATCAGCACTTGCCGTCTATCTGAGCCAGGATGAATCGATGGAGCAGGCTATACAGCATGCCCGGGAATACGTGAAAACGCTTGTGGCGAGGAAGAGCGACCTCAGTGGGCGGAGCAGCCAGCTGTATAATGACTTTTTAGAGGAAGTGCAGAAGCATTATCGTACGAACCGTGACGTTGCTTTCTATGCAGACTGTCTGAACGTATCTCCCCGTTATCTCTCGCAGGTGGCGCACCGTATCTCTGGCAAGTCGCCAAAGTGTATCATCGATCATACACTCACGGAAGCCCTTGCCTGCCAGCTTCGTACGACGCAGAAGACCATACAGGAGATTGCTTATGAGCATGGTTTTGCTTCGCAGGCACAGTTCTCGAAGTTCTTTAGAAAGCAGACCGGGCAGACGCCAAGCGAGTGGAGACGTCCGCAGAAGAACCTCCCCCCAGCCCCTCCAGAGGAGGGGAGTGCCTGACGGACTATGTTGGGGAAAGGTTGGCGAAGGCTTTGAATACTTCTTATAGTTAATTGATTCCCGTATTTTCGAGCGTTTATTACAATTGCTTATAATGAATCCTTCTTTTGTGTTTTTCATTCATTGAATATTGCTTTAGGAGGACTTCAAATAAATTAAACAGACATGACAAATAGACAAGAACTAAACCGTAACCTCGCCCAGATGTTGAAGGGCGGTGTAATCATGGACGTAACAACACCAGAGCAGGCTCGTATCGCTGAGGCTGCAGGTGCTTGTGCAGTAATGGCATTGGAGCGTATCCCTGCTGATATTCGTGCAGCAGGCGGCGTTTCACGTATGAGTGACCCTAAGATGATCAAAGGCATTCAGGAAGCTGTGACCATCCCTGTGATGGCAAAATGCCGTATCGGTCATATCTCCGAGGCGCAGATTCTGCAGGCGATTGAGATTGACTACATCGATGAGAGCGAGGTGCTTTCTCCTGCTGACAATATCTATCATATTGATAAGACACAGTTTGAGGTGCCATTCGTCTGTGGTGCACGTAACTTGAGCGAGGCTTTGCGTCGTATAGCAGAGGGTGCAACAATGATTCGTACAAAGGGCGAGCCTGGTACGGGTGATGTTGTTCAGGCTGTCAGCCACATGCGTCTGATGCAGAGTCAGATTCGTGAACTCATTAGCAAGCGTGAGGACGAACTCTTTGAGGCTGCTAAGCAGTTGCAGGCTCCATACGAGCTCGTGAAGTATGTACATGAGAACGGTAAGCTGCCTGTAGTGAATTTCGCTGCTGGCGGTGTGGCTACTCCTGCCGATGCTGCATTGATGATGCAACTCGGTGCTGAGGGTGTCTTCGTTGGTTCTGGTATCTTCAAGAGCGGTGATCCTGCTAAACGTGCTGCAGCTATCGTTAAGGCGGTTACAAACTATAATAATCCAAAGGAGTTGGCACTCTTGTCAGAAGACTTGGGTGAGGCGATGGTTGGTATCAACGAGCACGAGATTGAGGTGCTCATGGCTGAGCGCGGACAATGAGAATTGCCGTGCTTGCCCTGCAGGGGGCGTTCTTAGAGCATGAAATGATGCTTCATAAGTTGGGCGTTGACAGCTTCGAGGTGCGCCAGCTGCAGGATTGGAAGCAGGAGAAGGACGGATTGATTATCCCGGGTGGTGAGAGTACTACCCAGGGTAAACTTCTCCACGACCTCGGTTTGCTTGACCCTGTCCGTAAAGCCATTGAGGACGGTCTGCCGGTCTTCGGTACTTGTGCTGGCTTGATTCTTCTTTCCCGTGAAGTGGAAGGGAATAGTCAGTCGGCTCCTGTTCCTCCTCGTCTGGGCACAATGAACATGACAGCAGCCCGTAATGCCTACGGTCGTCAGCTGGGTAGTTTCCATACGGAGGCTTCTTTCAGGGGGATTGAAGGCGATATTCCAATGACTTTCATCCGTGCACCTTATATAAAGGAAGCAGCTGGAGAGGTAGAAATACTTTCAGAAGTTGATGGTCATATCGTTGCTGCTCGCCAAAGAAACCATCTTGTCACTGCTTTTCATCCAGAATTGGATAATGATACTCGTGTACATGAATACTTCTTGGAAATGGTGAAGTGATACTTTTGATAGAAAAGTAAAAACAAACGTAAAATAAATAGGCTGTCATAGGCATTTATAAGAGATTATAAGTGCTTATGGCAGCCTTTTCTGTGGTACGTTTAAAGAATTAAAAACGATCTTCCGTTATTATCTTCAAATATAAAATAAGATATTTGCTTGGAATCACCCTTTTCTTCTTTCCAATTAGTTATTTGACTTTTTATTATGATACCTTTTAGCAGCGTTTGTTTGTCTCTTTTCAGATAGTCTTTTTTCTCTCCTTTTTGGAAACAATAATGCCCGTTATCAAATTTCACGTCATCGTATTCTGACTTTATCAGACGTTCACCTTGAGCATTGAACATACCATATTTGCCCTTTTCTTTTACTATAAGACTGGGAGACTTTTTATAACCTCTGTCTATACTGAATATTTTTTCGTATTCTGCAGGTAGCACTTGTTTTCCTTCGTAGCTATAGAGACCTTGTAGCCCATTCAAGTAGACCTTCCAAAAGCAGTGCCAGTAATCGCCAAAGTCTTCTATTTTGTCGTATTTAATGGGTATTAATTCCTTCCCTTTACTGTCGTAACTTCCTTTCAGATTGTTCTTGGTGACAATAAACATGTTGTTTTTCAGTTGTTTAATGCTATCAAGATTATCTGAGAGCATTTTCCCTTCTGCTGTGTAAATTGCAAGTTTCCCCGTCTTGGCATCTTTTTAGTAGTCCAAAGGCTTTCCTGTGTTGTCACACCTACTTGCGCCTTTACACCCACCCAACAGAACAGAGAAAGCATGAAGAAAAATGTTTTTAGAGTATTCATTCCTTGGTAAGTATTTATAGCACAAAGATAAAGAAAAAACATGATAATTAATGATATATCATATTTTTTCTACTGCAACTTAATCTTATGTTTCTTTCTTTATGACAAGTTGCTTCCGTTTTAGCTACCTACGGCAAGCTGTTTTGTGGTTGATAGCATTGGTGTTCACCATCCGCACCATTGGTGTTTACCATTAGCACCACTGGTGATGAACAACAACGCAATGGTGGGAAACGAGAAGAAGACTTCTTGAGTGTTATTGATAATGTAGCATGACATTAATAAATAAATTAAGAGGAAAGATGTTTGTCGGGTGCTGCTAAGCAGTTGTGTGAGCTTGTATTTAGTGGAGGAATGTTTTTAATAGCAAACTAAAAGGCATAAAAAAAGGACTACCGCTGTAGTCCAACCTTTGTTAACCTTAAATCTAATACTATGAAAAACACGTTGCAAAGATAAGCAGTATTTCTTATACTTGCAAGTTTTTCAGCATCTTTTTTATGTTATATGTAATTTATTGACTTATGTCAAGCAGAAATCATGATAAAGTAACAGATTAAAACAAACTTTCCTCAATCACGACAACGGGCTTGATGAGGTCGCGTGGTTTGTCCTTCATCAGGTTAAGAGATTCCTCCATGTGCTCAAATCCATTGAAGCGGTGTGTCACGAGGTGTGAAAGGTTCAGTCTGCCTGACATGACCATTCTGGCAAGTTTCTCCATGCGAAGGCGTCCGCCGGGCATCAGTCCGCCCCTGATGGTCTTATGTCCCATTCCGACACCCCATTCAACACGTGGAATGTTGATAGTATCGCCTGCACCTAAGTAATTGACATTGCCGATGGTTCCACCGGGCTTGAGAACCGTGACAGCCTCGGCAAAGGTGTCAACCGTTCCTCCGGCAATGACAACACGGTCTACGCCACGCCCCTTGGTCAGTTTCATCACCTGCTCGGCAATAGGTCCGTTGTGGTAGTCGATAATCTCATTCGCTCCATATTTGCGTGCAGCGTCAGCACAAACCTTTCTGCTGCCGACAGCATAGACAAAGGACGCACCTGCAAGAGCAGCGCCTGCAACAGCCATCAGACCTACTGGTCCGATACCGATGACGAGCACTTCATCTCCGAACTTCACGTCAGCAAGCTCAACTCCATGAAAGCCTGTAGGCACCATGTCAGAGAGCATCACGGCATCAACAGGGTCCATGCCGTCAGGAATTAATGCCAGGTTGCCATCGGCATCATTGACATGGAAGTATTCAGCAAACACACCATCCTTGAAGTTCGAGAACTTCCACCCGGCAAGCATGCCGTTTGAGTGCATGGAATAGCCAGCCTGTGCTTCCAGTGAGTTCCAGTCAGGAGTAATGGCTGGAACGAGTACTCTGTCTCCAGGTTTGAAGTCCTTTACCATTGAACCTACTTCAACAACTTCACCCGTTGCCTCGTGTCCGAGAATCATGTCCTTTCTCTCCCCGATTGCACCTTCCCAGACTGTATGCACGTCAGACGTACATGGGGCAACGGCTAACGGTCTTACGATGGCGTCCAACGGACCGCATGCAGGTCTGTCTTTCTCAATCCATCCAGACTTTCCAATTCCTAACATTGCAAACGCTTTCATAATAGAATCTCCTTTATAATTAGTTAGTAATTAGGGTTATAAAGCACGCTTGCTCATCATGGTAGATATATGCCGCAAATATAGACAGTAATTTTTATATTTGCAAGTGATAACAAAAAAAAGAAAGATACTTTCGGTTCATCAGATACTTCGGGTGATATTTCAACCACTATAGAATTGAAGAATGAAGGCGTTAAAGCTAAAACGAAATCTGTACAGGCTCTTAGAGTTTGGGTTGAAGCGACTACTTCAAAACTGACTTTCCTGTCACTTCTGTCATCCATCGTGAATATTTAACTGGTTAATTTACAAGGTGTTTATGCGAAATGTTAAAATGACAGCAAAGTGAAATTTAATATAATCTTGTGATGAGGTCAGTACTTTCCTTCTGTTTTTGTAGGCTTTATCACTCCAAACCCAGGAAGAACCATACATTTTCTATTGCTGAAAGGCACAAGGAATTGAAACCAGTCATGGCTGGGTTATTATGAAACGAATTTCTCTGAACCCGCCAGTAAACAGTCTTTTTTATCTATTTTCGGACGGTGTCGTATTTCATCGGAAATTATTTTTAACCAATAAAACTTTGCCATGTCATTTTTAAAGGCTATCTTTGCAGAAAATAAAGAGATTAAGGCATTTAAGGATATGGGATTCCGGCATTCATAAGAACGATGTTGGAATTCTGCCTTTTTTATGTCTATTGAAAAACGATTAATTTTTAAAACAAGATATTATGGCTTATATGTCACAGGAAGGCTACGACAAGCTCGTGGCTGATTTGCAGTATTTAGAATCTGTTGAACGCCCGAAGGCATCAGCTGCTATTGCCGAAGCTGCCGATAAGGGTGACTTGAGTGAGAACTCGGAATATGATGCTGCCAAGGAGGCACAGCGTCATCTTGAGGCACGCATCGCTGAAATGAAGATGACCGTGGCACAGGCAAAGATTGTGGATGTGTCACGACTGAGCACTGATGCCGTACAGATTATGTCTACCGTTGAGATGACAAACATGAAGACCAATGCCAAGATGAAGTACACTATCGTCAGTGAAACGGAGGCAAACCTGAAGCAGAACAAGATTTCAATCAAGACTCCTATCGCACAGGGCTTGTTGAACAGGAAAGTAGGTGAGGAGGTTGAAATCAAGATTCCACGTGGCACGATAGTTCTGCGCATTGACAAAATCTCAATTGATGCTTAACAACAAAACAAGGAGGTCCGTATGACAATATTCAGTAAGATTGCAGCGGGTGAGATTCCCAGCTACAAGTGTGCAGAAAATGAGAAGTTCTATGCTTTTCTCGACATTGACCCGGTAACAAAGGGGCATACGCTTGTCATTCCCCGCAAGGAGGTTGACTATATCTTCGACATGGAGGATGATGACCTTGCTGCCTTCGAGCTTTTTGCAAAGAAGGTGGCATGTGCCATAAAGACTGTCTTCCCATGTAAGAAGGTGGCGCAGGTTGTATTGGGACTGGAAGTCAATCATGCACACATCCACCTCCTGCCAATGAACAGCGAGGCTGATGTAGACTTCAAGCATCATGTACAGGTTGGGGCTGAGGAGCAGCAGGAGATTGCTGCAAAGATTTTCAAGGCTTTCCAGGAGTTGGATTGATTTGTGTTTGCAGGAAAGAAACAACCAGAACGGGGATATGTCATGAGGCATATATCCCCGTTTGTCGGTTATACGAACGCTTATGGAAGAAATAAAGGATGATAATTGGGCAGACTGGCTGGTTGATGATAAGCACCGCTGGGAAAACATAAATAAAGTGAAGCTGCCAAGGATGATTCTGAGCTCGTTCTTTTTGTTGCTGATATATCTGGTAATCGCTCTGATTTCCTATGGTGTTTCTGTTGTCCTTTTAAGCTATGTAGAAATCGGAAAGTTAGGATGTAACACGATACTGCCGTTCACACTCTCAAGCACTGATTGTCAATATCTGACTGCAGGCAGTGTCCTCGTGCTCAGTATTGTAACGGTAATGTGTAAGAGCAGGAAAGAAAGCGTGACAGATAAGTATGCCGTTTTCTCCATCTCTACATTTGTTTATTTTTTACTAATTCCTGTGATGATAGGATTTCTTACCTTTGCAGTATGTTATACGAACGGTTGTTTTGGCAAGGATAGGATGGTGCAGCGGCAGGCTGTGGTGAAAGCGTATCTTGGTATCTCTTCAAGATACTACAGAAGATCGTTTTATCGTATCGTATTTCCAGGAACAAATGAGGAGCTTGTCTTCCGTATGCGTTGGAACCTGAATTGCCCTATGGGTACACCCTGCACGCTTTATACCCATAAAGGCTGCTTCGGATTGTATGTTGCCGACAGCTTGACAGTCAGCAATGGCAGAACGTCTGAAACTGTTATTGCTCAATAAAGCACAACGGCTTGGATGTTAGAAAATCAGCTTTCATTTTGTATACACCTTGTTGTATAAGTTGGATGGCAGTAAACTTGCTTGCAAAACCTTTGTTGGCATGACCAATATATTTCGGACAGACTTTCTTGCAACAGGGGTGTATAAGAATATTTCTGTAGTACTCCCAACTTGTTTATATCATTATTTTTAATTACTTTTGCAGGCAATGGAAATGACATAATCGATGGTAGATTATAAAACGAAAAAGAGTAAGGAATATGAAAAGAAAGGTGTGTTCCTTTTTATTACTTATGTTGGCTGCAGCTAATTGCATGGCTTGCAGCCTTCCGTCCGACACAGCTGAGACAAGTGAAAAGTCAGGAACCCCATTGATAGAATACGGGTATGATGCCGAGACTGATACTGTAACAGGATATTATGGGAAGCCGATTCAGCACTTGACAAGTTTTGTGAATAATACGATACAGCTTAGTTGTCCTACTCCAAACCGTTGGAAGGGATTTTATACATGGAAAGGATTTCGGATATCTAACTTTTATGTAAAGATGGGAGAAGCATCATTCAAAGGGATGAATGCCGCTGTTCTATCTCCGATAACCATGACGACAGCTGTTGACATTATTACGGATTCGATTTTCACCGACCGCCTTCTTGCGATAGAATACAAGGGAAGACGATGGGTTTACACCAATGTTATTCGCAACACGGAAGCTGAAACAATGCTGAGTTTTGAGAATATAACAGCAGGGGAGGAGGGTATAGAACTGAGTTTTGAAGCAGGACAAGGATACAAGTATGCCTATAACATCCTCATTAACATGTATGACGGGCAGCCATGCCTGTCCAATATTTATGTTGATGAACACAATTCGTCCGCAAAATATCAAGCAACGCATCAATTTGATTTTACTTCTTTTGGGGACGAAGGAGATTTCCCCCTTTATCGCTATCGACGCCATTTCCCGATGCTCCTACGTATGGGAAACTACGATGCCTTTGGCGAATAACAGCCCCTGCCATCTACTTTATGGATAGCAATTACATACGGGACAAGTACTTAAAATCGCCATCGAAGTTGGATATCAAGTCCACTTAGTGTTGAAGAGTTGACCTGCTGAAGCCCGGAAGAGACGTGGTTACGGTCGAAGTAATGGGTGGTTGAACTGCGAAGGATGAGCATAAGATGGCTTGAAAAGTCAGCCCGTACAAAGAGACTATAACGCATTCCCCTGCCAAAGAAGGACGGAAAACTGAAGGAGTAAAGCGGACCACGCTCATAGATGTAGATGCGGGAGGAGAAGTCGGCTGTGTGGAAGTAGCCTAATGTGCCGGTAAGACTGAGCCATGAGAGCGGCATCCATATGCCTGACTCACTTAACATATAGCCGAAACTTCGATTTAGATAACTGCTTGCAGCTATATCCAACTGGCTTTTACAACTCCATGAATCGGCAGAATAAGTCAGTGAGAAACGTCCGCGCTGCGTCAGTTCGTTCACAAGGGCAGTCTTCTCGGCATTGTCTTTCTCACGTATCCGAAGCCGGTAACGTGCCAGAAGTGACCAGCGTTGACGGATATAGGTAAGCATCAGCAGATTGTCCCACGCCTTACTGGCAGTATGTGTACTAAAACGAGGATGTGAGAAGTAAACGAAATCAGTGTAAGCCATGAGCGACAAGCCACGTGTCACGTTCCAGTCAGCCCCTACAAGGATTCCGCTCTCGTTCTGAACCGCTCCGTTGTCACCGAATCCACGTGCAAGAAGTGCCGTGTACTGATAGCCATAATATCGTTGGATAGCAAGGAGTGACAGGTTAGGTGCAGCCTGAAAGGAGAGGTTATTCACTGTGGCAATACTCCCTTTGCCGTCCACTGCCGTCTCACCAGCCAATGACCAGTGGGGATGCTGATAGCCATAGTCCACACTGACGTTCCAGAAGTTATTGCCCGACGGAGCGTAATGATGGTAATATAATGAGGTGTTGGGCGTCAGTTCCTTATCGAGACAGGTGTAAAGAGCTGACAATCCTACACGAAAAGCACCCGATGACCAGCTCAGATGTGTCCCGGCGACAAACTGTGAGGCAGCATCTTTTCGGTTCATCTCTCGTTCTGTACGGTGATAGCCGGTATTGAGTATCGTCTTGATGGTGCCACTGTCAGAGAGTGTGGCATCAATGGTTCGGTAGGAAAGGAAAGCTGTGAGGTCGAGATGTTTTACCATCTCCACGGTTGCAGCTGCTCCCTGCAGATAATTGGCTGCCGAGCGGGATGAATGTGTATGGATTCCTGTGGACTGTCTGCCGAGCGTTGAGAGCATGGCAGGTTTCCCAAAGGAGAAAGAGTTGTTGATGACAAGTCCCTGTCCGAAATTCACCTTGTATCGTCCTGCCGCCAAAGCCTTCACCCGCCCCATCTTCCTTAACAGCACGTAAAAGCTGTAATGGTCATAACCCAGACTGTTGCCATGCGCAAAGAATGGCTCACCTGCATCTTGTGCACCCACAATTCCTGCCTGAACATAATCGCCATAACGGAAAGTGTAACGGAAAGAATGGGCATACGGA of Prevotella fusca JCM 17724 contains these proteins:
- a CDS encoding NAD(P)-dependent alcohol dehydrogenase, with protein sequence MKAFAMLGIGKSGWIEKDRPACGPLDAIVRPLAVAPCTSDVHTVWEGAIGERKDMILGHEATGEVVEVGSMVKDFKPGDRVLVPAITPDWNSLEAQAGYSMHSNGMLAGWKFSNFKDGVFAEYFHVNDADGNLALIPDGMDPVDAVMLSDMVPTGFHGVELADVKFGDEVLVIGIGPVGLMAVAGAALAGASFVYAVGSRKVCADAARKYGANEIIDYHNGPIAEQVMKLTKGRGVDRVVIAGGTVDTFAEAVTVLKPGGTIGNVNYLGAGDTINIPRVEWGVGMGHKTIRGGLMPGGRLRMEKLARMVMSGRLNLSHLVTHRFNGFEHMEESLNLMKDKPRDLIKPVVVIEESLF
- a CDS encoding helix-hairpin-helix domain-containing protein; translated protein: MKKLLLTWLLGLVSLNAIAQQPCKWEELLDELYANTEENTTVKEETFELLAGLAEHPLNINTATREELERIPFLTAEQIEELQAYVYQYHGMQSLGELAMIESLDVVRRQLLPYFVYVSPAEERKQFPSLKSILKGGKHTLMFTSHIPFYKREGDCNGYIGYPYAHSFRYTFRYGDYVQAGIVGAQDAGEPFFAHGNSLGYDHYSFYVLLRKMGRVKALAAGRYKVNFGQGLVINNSFSFGKPAMLSTLGRQSTGIHTHSSRSAANYLQGAAATVEMVKHLDLTAFLSYRTIDATLSDSGTIKTILNTGYHRTEREMNRKDAASQFVAGTHLSWSSGAFRVGLSALYTCLDKELTPNTSLYYHHYAPSGNNFWNVSVDYGYQHPHWSLAGETAVDGKGSIATVNNLSFQAAPNLSLLAIQRYYGYQYTALLARGFGDNGAVQNESGILVGADWNVTRGLSLMAYTDFVYFSHPRFSTHTASKAWDNLLMLTYIRQRWSLLARYRLRIREKDNAEKTALVNELTQRGRFSLTYSADSWSCKSQLDIAASSYLNRSFGYMLSESGIWMPLSWLSLTGTLGYFHTADFSSRIYIYERGPLYSFSFPSFFGRGMRYSLFVRADFSSHLMLILRSSTTHYFDRNHVSSGLQQVNSSTLSGLDIQLRWRF
- the pdxT gene encoding pyridoxal 5'-phosphate synthase glutaminase subunit PdxT; translation: MRIAVLALQGAFLEHEMMLHKLGVDSFEVRQLQDWKQEKDGLIIPGGESTTQGKLLHDLGLLDPVRKAIEDGLPVFGTCAGLILLSREVEGNSQSAPVPPRLGTMNMTAARNAYGRQLGSFHTEASFRGIEGDIPMTFIRAPYIKEAAGEVEILSEVDGHIVAARQRNHLVTAFHPELDNDTRVHEYFLEMVK
- a CDS encoding WG repeat-containing protein; translation: MLSDNLDSIKQLKNNMFIVTKNNLKGSYDSKGKELIPIKYDKIEDFGDYWHCFWKVYLNGLQGLYSYEGKQVLPAEYEKIFSIDRGYKKSPSLIVKEKGKYGMFNAQGERLIKSEYDDVKFDNGHYCFQKGEKKDYLKRDKQTLLKGIIIKSQITNWKEEKGDSKQISYFIFEDNNGRSFLIL
- a CDS encoding hydroxymethylpyrimidine/phosphomethylpyrimidine kinase, whose amino-acid sequence is MKTILTITGSDSTGGSGVQADIRTIAALGGYAVSAVTSVTVQNTLGIQAFYDLPADIVRGQIEAIINDMQPDTVKVGMIRTTETLAVVVDALLKYRPHHIIYDPIVTASNGDRLMSDDVITQIRCRLLPLCSLVILREGEAERIFDCSSLKGKGSDAVRSFVLDDPLQHGLANSFSSALAVYLSQDESMEQAIQHAREYVKTLVARKSDLSGRSSQLYNDFLEEVQKHYRTNRDVAFYADCLNVSPRYLSQVAHRISGKSPKCIIDHTLTEALACQLRTTQKTIQEIAYEHGFASQAQFSKFFRKQTGQTPSEWRRPQKNLPPAPPEEGSA
- a CDS encoding HIT family protein; protein product: MTIFSKIAAGEIPSYKCAENEKFYAFLDIDPVTKGHTLVIPRKEVDYIFDMEDDDLAAFELFAKKVACAIKTVFPCKKVAQVVLGLEVNHAHIHLLPMNSEADVDFKHHVQVGAEEQQEIAAKIFKAFQELD
- the pdxS gene encoding pyridoxal 5'-phosphate synthase lyase subunit PdxS, which translates into the protein MTNRQELNRNLAQMLKGGVIMDVTTPEQARIAEAAGACAVMALERIPADIRAAGGVSRMSDPKMIKGIQEAVTIPVMAKCRIGHISEAQILQAIEIDYIDESEVLSPADNIYHIDKTQFEVPFVCGARNLSEALRRIAEGATMIRTKGEPGTGDVVQAVSHMRLMQSQIRELISKREDELFEAAKQLQAPYELVKYVHENGKLPVVNFAAGGVATPADAALMMQLGAEGVFVGSGIFKSGDPAKRAAAIVKAVTNYNNPKELALLSEDLGEAMVGINEHEIEVLMAERGQ
- the greA gene encoding transcription elongation factor GreA, which gives rise to MAYMSQEGYDKLVADLQYLESVERPKASAAIAEAADKGDLSENSEYDAAKEAQRHLEARIAEMKMTVAQAKIVDVSRLSTDAVQIMSTVEMTNMKTNAKMKYTIVSETEANLKQNKISIKTPIAQGLLNRKVGEEVEIKIPRGTIVLRIDKISIDA